One Glycine max cultivar Williams 82 chromosome 1, Glycine_max_v4.0, whole genome shotgun sequence genomic window, TCATATGCGCGTTCATGTTTTGCGTTTGGATTCcatgagaaaaactttttttttctcgctCCAGAATAGTcatccatttttgtttttcgttCACGTGTTTACTTTTTTATGGCTGTTGGTTTCGTTTCCTTATGCATGCCATGAATCCATGCCATACATGTCATGACATGATATACATGTGATACATAATCTTTGGCTTTATTATATCATCATAAGAAAACCTCTCTTGCATATCGTTAAATGCAATTGGacttttgcattttattttttttccttgtttttatttgtgaatTATGTGTAGTAATTGGTGATTCCCATTATGTTTTGGTGTAAATTCAGAAATTACAAACCCTAAAAAATTATGTCTGGTAATTTTGATTGAGTTGATTGAAACAATATATTGTCAAAGAAATCTCTATTgcgtaaattaatttaattaaaattgcatagatattagtataaaattatttatgtgaatTGTGCTTagcccaaaggaagacacaatttggccaaataattGTATACCTGTGATGATAAATGCGTGACAATTATAAAGTATTTTCATGTGAATTATAGTTGGTCCAAAGAAAGATTATGATTTAACagaatttattgtcaatatttgatcattgcgttgagagtaccaattacaaattaatttctttgtccAAAGATTATGAATTAATGTTGTGCTGGGTATCTTGTGATGAGTTTGTTATGTGAACTATTTTGCAcatgtcttgttatatatatatatatatatatatatatatatatatatatatatatatatatatatatatatatatatatatatatatatatatatatatatatatatatatatatatatatatatatatatatatatatatatatatatatatatatattgtgagcatgtaattattttttatttttattaatattcagTTTCTGTTGCTAGTGTTGTAAATGTATCTGCTCAAGTGAACAGTATCTCCATGCTGAATGGGACAAATTTTCAGGTTTGGAAGGAAGTCATAGAAATTGTTCTCGACTGTATGGATTTGGATTTGGCACTAAGAATGGAACGACCCACTTCCACTTCGAAAGCCTCCAATGaggtaaaaattgagaaatggGATCGTTCCAATCTAATGTGCATTATGATAATGAAGCGCTCTATTCCAGAAGCGTTTCGGGGATCTATTTCTGAGGGTGAAAATGCAAAGAAATTTATTGATGAAATTGAACAGTACTTTGCCAAAAATGAGAAGGCAGAGACGAGTAACCTTTTGGCTAAACCCATCTCCATGAAGTATAAGGGCAAAAGTAATATAAGGGAGTACATAATGGAAATGTCTAACTTGGCATCTAAACTAAAAGCACTTAAGTTAGAGCTTGGTGAAGACTCGCTCGTGCATTTAGTTTTGATCTCACTTCCTGCACACtttgggcaattcaaagtgagTTATAACACTCAGAAGGACAAATGGTCCCTTAATGAGCTTATATCTCACTGTGTGTAAGAGGAAGAGAGGCTGCAGAGAGACAGATATGAAAATGCTCATTTAAGCTCCACCTCtcagaataagaaaagaaagaaaactaaggGTGCTGCTGAAGGGTCCTCTTAGCAAAAGAACCAAAGAAGAATGGGGAATTTACCTGCTACTTCTGCAAGAAGTCTGGACACATGAAGAAAAAGTGTCCCAAGTACGCCACATGGCGTGTAAAGAAAGGTAAAtctcttgttcttgtttgttctgAAGTTAATTTAGCTTTTGTACCTAAAGATACTTGGTGGGTAGATTCTGGTGCTACTACTCACATAAGTGTAACCATGCA contains:
- the LOC106799425 gene encoding uncharacterized protein, translated to MLNGTNFQVWKEVIEIVLDCMDLDLALRMERPTSTSKASNEVKIEKWDRSNLMCIMIMKRSIPEAFRGSISEGENAKKFIDEIEQYFAKNEKAETSNLLAKPISMKYKGKSNIREYIMEMSNLASKLKALKLELGEDSLVHLVLISLPAHFGQFKVSYNTQKDKWSLNELISHCV